In Roseimicrobium gellanilyticum, the sequence GCGCATCCTTGTCACCAGTCACCCACTCGCTGTTGCGCAGGGGAGGGTAGATACCTTGCAGGCCATTGCCATCAGGCTGGTGGCAGTTCAGGCAGAGGGCATCGTAGATGAGCTTGCCGGGATGCTCCTGCACAGGGGCGGCATCGGCGATCTTGTGGACGAAGGCTACATGCGTGGCGTTGCCACCGAAGTCGAGCTTCTTCTCTGCAAGTGGCTTGGCCCACTGGGGCTTCAGTGCACGCACACATTGCGCGAGCGAGTAGTCGATGAAACGGTCCCTCGGAGAATCCAGCGCAAGGGCTGCGACCTCCACCGCCTCGGGCTTCTCCACATAACTGAGCGCAACGATGGCCTCCAGACGCACACGGGGATTCTCATCACGAATGCACTTGGTCAGCAGGCCCAGCGGATCCGGAAGGCGATCCGCCCACGCGCCCGCCACACGGGCGCCATAGGCACGCACACGGGCATCTTTTGCCTCGAGAAGCTTGTCCAGCAGCTTGGGGTGCACGGATTCATGGGCCTCATACACACCGATGACTTCCAGCAGCAGGTGCTCGTAACCCTTGTCAGCAGCGTTCAACGTTTCTACGAAGGCATCCGTTGCTTTCACGACTTCCTCGGTGAACATGTCAAAGAGCAGACGCTTCGCCTGGTAGCGCGTCCAGCGTTCCGGTGAGCGCAGTTGTGCCAGTAGTTCCGGCGCTTTCATCGCGGCGAGATTCGGTTGCTTCACCGGCTCACGCCCCTTGTAGGTGATGCGCCAAATGCGCCCGCGCGTACGGTCGCGGCGGGGATCCGCATAGCTGGCCTGATAGTGGCCGATGATGGGATTGTACCAGTCCGCCACATAGATGGCGCCATCCGGACCCACGCTCACGTCCACTGGGCGGAAAGCGGTGGAGGTGGACTTCAGGAGCTTGGGAAGCTGTTCAGTGACGAAACCTGCGCCGTCATCGATAAACTTGTGAAACTCAATCACATTGCCGAAGTAGCCTCCGATCACCGCATGCCCCTGCACGTCATCCGGCAGTGCCTTCGTGCCAATGATGTCGAGCGCTGTCGTCTTGGGGTTCGTTTTGAAGAGCGATCCAATGCCGTGGTACTGATCCGGGTCCTGCACGCGGATGGTGCCCGGCGTGGTGTAATAACCATCCGGACGGTCGCCGGACTTGTGGAAGATTTGATTGTAGTCATCGAAGGCCACACCCCAGCAGTTGTGGCCCGCCTTGCCGCCATTGAAGAAGCCATCCATGCGCATGGTGCGCGGGTTCAGCCTCCACACGCCAGCCTTGTCCAGACGGGAAAGCCCCCAAGGTGTTTCCACCCTAGAGAAGGCATGCAGGCCCTGCGTGAACCACAAGCTGCCATCGGGTCCGCGTGTGATGGAGTTCACGAGCTGGTGGGTGTCCCCCACCCCGAAGCCGGAGTAGATCACCGTACGCTGATCAGCCTTGCCATCGCCATCCGTGTCCTTGAGATGCACGAGCTCATCGAAGTCGCATACGTATACACCACCAGCACCGGGTTCCACGCCCTGCACCATGGTGAGGCCTTCTGCGAAGCGCGTAGTCTTGTCGACCTTGCCGTCGTGGTTCGTGTCTTCACAGATCAGGATGAAGTCTCCCGGCTTCGAACCCGCAAGAATGTGAGGATAGGTCGGTGAGCAGGCCACATAGAGGCGGCCTTTCTCATCCCAGGACATCTGCGTGGGCTTCACGAGGTCATCTTTCTCCGAAGCAAAGAGTGAGGTCTCATAACCCTCCATCATCGTGAAGGTGGCCTTTTCCGCCTCGGGCGTGAACTCGGGACTATCCGGCATGGCTGTATAGCCGGGGCTCTTCGGGATGACTTCTGTCGGTGCCTCGCCACGTGCAAGCGAGTGAATCCGCGCATCCAATGCAGCGATGAGCGGCTTGTGATGCTCGAAGCTCTCTCGCAGTGAGGGCACATCTCCGCCGGATTTGCCGAACAACTGGGCCACGCGATCGCCGTACACAAAGGACCAATTCGCCGGGCGCCAGCAATCGAAGAAGAGGCGGTTCTTTTCAATGATGGCCGTGCGCAATTCCTCGTTGTCCGTGGCGGGTTTGGCGCCAGCACCGAGTTCCTTGGCGATCAAAGAGGCCACCACGCGGAGGCCTTCTGGATTGAGGTGAAGACCGTTGTCCGTGAGCCGCGGCTCCGTGGCAGGACGCTCGCTGAGTGGAGTGAAGAGATCCACATACACCGCGCCGCGCTGCTTCGCGATGGCCTTCACCGCATCGGCATAGGCCTTCACGTCTGCATTGAGCTTCGTGAGATCCGGCGCGTGGGAGGCGAGCGGTTTCTCAAAAGGCATCGGAGACACCAGCACGAGCCGGTGCGTGCGCGCCGCGAACTCATCCAGCAGCTTATGGTAAGCCGCGGTGAAGGCAGGTACCTTCACCGCACCGTCAAATGCCTCCACCTGGCCGAACTGCGCCATCACCGTGGTGGCGCCGGCGGACTCCATCTGCGAGGTCCAAGAACCGAAATTCAGGTCGCGCCACTGCTCATAGACCGTATCCCCCTCCCAAGCCATGGAGCGAAACCGGGGCTTCTTTTCGGCGAACGCAGACGTCAGCCAGCCCTCCAGGTTCCCGGTCTTCTGCTCGCGTACAAAGTTCGTCTGGCCCGTGAGCACCAGCACCTCGTCGTCCTTGAGTTCGAACTTCCCATCCTTGAAAGCTTCCGGCGCGGTGCCCGCCATCGCGGGATCGCCGAAGCGCTGCATGATCACGGACTGCTCAGGCACCACATCGCCTGCGAGTTCTTCAATCGTGATATTCCGGTAGGAGATGACTGCCTTGCACTTGCCGTGAATCTGCAGGGCGATGAGACCTTCCTTCTCGATGCTGCCATCCGGCTCGGAGTAGTCGATGGTCTGGCGGCCATTGACGATCAGGATGATGCGAGGACCTTCGGCGCGGATTTCGTATTTGTTCCACTCACCTGGCTTCTCGAACTCCGCAATCTTGTCCTTGTCTCCGGAGGCCAGCATCTTCTTGCGGCGGGATTCGTCGTAGAGGAAGCCGGTGTATCCCGCGCCGATGTCGGCCTGGTAACCGCTCATTTCATTCGGCGGACTGGGAATGCGTTTACTGCGGAACTGCACCCCGCCATTCACAAAGCCCTCCGTACCGACCAGCTTGTACTCAAACCTTAGGCGGAAGTTCTTGTAGGTTTTTTTCGTCGCAAGAAATTCATTCTGCGGATTGCCCTCCATGGAGCCTCCCACAATGACGCCGTCCTCCACTCGCCAGACCTTGGTGTCACCTTCCCACCCTTCCAGCGTTTGGCCGTCGAAGAGTGGCACGGGTGCCGCGTGAAGATCCATCGCGCCACCAAGCAGAAGCAAGGCGCTGGTGAAAGAGGTGAGCAAAGTACGTCTCATGGGAAAATAGGGTGGGTGGAAACGGTCCGTCACAAGGTCTTTTTGCCGGGGCAGGAACACATTTCCAAGGTCTTGCACCCGGAGGCGCAGGCGTAGTACAGTGTGAAGCCCGTGACCTCAACCTCCACCCCCACTCCCCGCCAGCTCTATCGCGCTCTCGATCGTGGTGAAATCACGAAGGAGGAATTCCGTGCCTCCATGCGCGAACATGCCCTTTCCCTGATCGAGGAAATGGAGGAAGTGCACCAGAATCCCGTGGCAGCCTGGATTGAAACGCTGCGGAATCGACAGGCCGCAGCACGCCTGGCACGCGCCCATGGCGAGCATGTGGTGAGGGAGGCGTTCACTGCCTTGTCAGAAGTGCCGGACTTCCCGCTGGCCCACTGGCTCTGGAATGCGGATCACGCGCACCTGCCGCTGTATTGTTTTTTGCGGACCCGGAAGGAGCCGATTTTCCGCGTGCTGAAGCTGGTGTCCCAACCGTGGCTGTTGATGCTGAGCGTGGAATACGGCAGCGCGGAGAAGGGTCAGGCCACGAAGGAAAAGTTCACGTTCAAGCGCGAGCGCTTTGGCCGGCTCACGGTCACCAAGCGGGAGGCGGCGTAGAAGTGTAGAAGGCTTCTCCAGCAGCCTTTCATACCTGACGCGAGTATCACCCTGAAAGGCTTCTGGAGAAGCCTTCTACTTTCAAACCGACCGGAAACCAACGCTCTCGGGACTTCCAAACTCCGCTATACCGTTGCTGCTTCGGCGCTGGCAGGCACAGGCGCCGGCTGAAGCTCGTCATCCGTCTCGTCGGGCTCGGCCGAGGGAGCGTTGAGCATGATGCCCTTGGGCTCTCGGTTGGAACGGCGGCACCACTCCTCGTAGGTGATCACTTCAAAGGTGCGGTCCAGGTGCTCCACAATCGCGGTCATGGATTCCACCCAATCGCCGGAGTTGATGTAGTGCACATCGCCCACCTTCTTGTCCGCAGGAGTGTGGATGTGGCCGCAGATGATTCCCTTGCAGCCCTTGCTTTTCGCCAGCTCCTGAAGCTGCTCTTCAAACTTGCCAACGAAGCTCACCGCGCCTTTTACCTTGGCCTTCACCCATTTGGCAAAGGAGAAGGGTTCCTTGCCGCGCCAGTGACGCCACGCGTTGTAGGCACGGTTCAGCTTGAGCAGGCTGTTGTAACCCACTGAGCCGAGCTGGGCCATCCACTTGTGATTCGTGGTGACGTGATCAAAGCCATCGCCATGCACCACGAGGTAGTTGCCATGTGGGGACTCGTGGATGTGCTCCTGCACAATTTGCAGGTTGTCGAACACAATGGGCAGGAAGCGCTCCAGCACGTCATCGTGATTTCCGCGGGTGTAGATCACCTCGATGTTCTCCTTTTCCATCTTGCGCAGCACCGTGCGCACGAAGTGGGTGTGCGGCTTCGTCCACTTGCCGCCACGCTGCAGTGCCCACGCGTCGATGATATCTCCGTTCATCACGAGCTTTTCGCAGATGGAATTGCGCAGGAAGTGGCTGGCCTGGGCCGCCTTGCACTCGGGGACACCGAGATGCACATCGGAGATGAAGATGGTCTTGAACCGGAGTTTGCGTTTGCGGGACATGGCGGTGTGGGGAGTCGGAGGTTGGGAGAGGGATGCCGGGGACTAGGAAGCGAATGCAAAAGCCGTGCCTGCCAGTTCCTGTTCGAACTGCTCGACAATGGCGTTCCATGAAAGCTTCTCCGCTGTGCGGGCTGCGGCGTTGCGCAGCTCCACATCCTGCCAGTGCGCCAGCGCGGCGTCCGTAGCGGCAAGGAATGCGGGCTCATCACCGAAAGTGGCCACGTGGCCATTCTCTCCATGCCGCACATGCTGATTCGCAGCGGCATAATCAAAACTCACGGTGCTCAGACCGCTGGCCAGCGCCTCGGTGAGCACATTGCCAAACGTCTCTGTCAGGCTTGGAAAAACAAATACATCCGCGCTGGCGTAGTGACTGGCGAGATCTTCACCTGTGCGTGCGCCGGCAAAGATGAACTCGGGATGCTCCTCCTTCAGACTGGCTGCCTTCGGTCCATCTCCTACGAAGACGCACCTTGCGCCGGAATGCTGGTCCCGGACGCACTGGAAGGCCCTCACCACAAGCGGCAGATTCTTCTCCGCAGCGATGCGTCCCACAAAGATCGCCACCGGTGTGCTGCCGTCCGCGCCCCACGAGCGGCGCAGGGCTTCATCCCGGCGATCCGGATTAAAGAGATCCGTATCCACGCCCCGTCCCAGCACGCCCACATTCTCGATTCCCAACTCACGGAGCTGGGTGGCGGTGCTTTCGCTGGGAGTCAGCGTGCGCGCCGTGCAATTGTGCACCCACTTCAAGTAGCCCGTCGCAGCACTCTTCAGAATCGGGACGCTGTAGTCCTGCGAATAGGTGTGGAAGTTCGTATGGAACCCGGAAACCACACGAACGTTGTGCAGCTTGGCCGCGCGGATGGCATTGCACCCCATGATGGTTTCCACGGCCACATACATGGCATCCGGCTGCAGGGACTCGATGTGGCGGGTGAAGTAGTTTCTCGACGCAAAGCCCACTCGCACACCGTCATACCCTGGCAGCGGCATGGCTCCCACCGCCTGCACCTGCACTCCAAACTTCTTGTTTTCATCCCTCGCGCCTTCGCTTGTCGTGATGACATGGACTTCATGCCCGCGTTTGGCGAGGCCGCGCGACAAGGTTTGCAAGGTGCGCGCCACGCCGTTGATGTCAGGCGGGAAGGTGTCAGATACGAGCAGGAACTTCATCAGTCTGGCCCTCCCATCATACTTTCCCGATGCGCACCTGAACATATGCAGGTGGTGACGTTATCGTCACCTCGCAAGATATAGGCACAAAGCAACCCCGGCAACGCCATATCTTGCGATTGTCACCTGGGCACTACGAACATCGCCGCAAACGTGT encodes:
- a CDS encoding glycosyltransferase family 4 protein encodes the protein MKFLLVSDTFPPDINGVARTLQTLSRGLAKRGHEVHVITTSEGARDENKKFGVQVQAVGAMPLPGYDGVRVGFASRNYFTRHIESLQPDAMYVAVETIMGCNAIRAAKLHNVRVVSGFHTNFHTYSQDYSVPILKSAATGYLKWVHNCTARTLTPSESTATQLRELGIENVGVLGRGVDTDLFNPDRRDEALRRSWGADGSTPVAIFVGRIAAEKNLPLVVRAFQCVRDQHSGARCVFVGDGPKAASLKEEHPEFIFAGARTGEDLASHYASADVFVFPSLTETFGNVLTEALASGLSTVSFDYAAANQHVRHGENGHVATFGDEPAFLAATDAALAHWQDVELRNAAARTAEKLSWNAIVEQFEQELAGTAFAFAS
- a CDS encoding UDP-2,3-diacylglucosamine diphosphatase, producing the protein MSRKRKLRFKTIFISDVHLGVPECKAAQASHFLRNSICEKLVMNGDIIDAWALQRGGKWTKPHTHFVRTVLRKMEKENIEVIYTRGNHDDVLERFLPIVFDNLQIVQEHIHESPHGNYLVVHGDGFDHVTTNHKWMAQLGSVGYNSLLKLNRAYNAWRHWRGKEPFSFAKWVKAKVKGAVSFVGKFEEQLQELAKSKGCKGIICGHIHTPADKKVGDVHYINSGDWVESMTAIVEHLDRTFEVITYEEWCRRSNREPKGIMLNAPSAEPDETDDELQPAPVPASAEAATV
- a CDS encoding PVC-type heme-binding CxxCH protein; its protein translation is MRRTLLTSFTSALLLLGGAMDLHAAPVPLFDGQTLEGWEGDTKVWRVEDGVIVGGSMEGNPQNEFLATKKTYKNFRLRFEYKLVGTEGFVNGGVQFRSKRIPSPPNEMSGYQADIGAGYTGFLYDESRRKKMLASGDKDKIAEFEKPGEWNKYEIRAEGPRIILIVNGRQTIDYSEPDGSIEKEGLIALQIHGKCKAVISYRNITIEELAGDVVPEQSVIMQRFGDPAMAGTAPEAFKDGKFELKDDEVLVLTGQTNFVREQKTGNLEGWLTSAFAEKKPRFRSMAWEGDTVYEQWRDLNFGSWTSQMESAGATTVMAQFGQVEAFDGAVKVPAFTAAYHKLLDEFAARTHRLVLVSPMPFEKPLASHAPDLTKLNADVKAYADAVKAIAKQRGAVYVDLFTPLSERPATEPRLTDNGLHLNPEGLRVVASLIAKELGAGAKPATDNEELRTAIIEKNRLFFDCWRPANWSFVYGDRVAQLFGKSGGDVPSLRESFEHHKPLIAALDARIHSLARGEAPTEVIPKSPGYTAMPDSPEFTPEAEKATFTMMEGYETSLFASEKDDLVKPTQMSWDEKGRLYVACSPTYPHILAGSKPGDFILICEDTNHDGKVDKTTRFAEGLTMVQGVEPGAGGVYVCDFDELVHLKDTDGDGKADQRTVIYSGFGVGDTHQLVNSITRGPDGSLWFTQGLHAFSRVETPWGLSRLDKAGVWRLNPRTMRMDGFFNGGKAGHNCWGVAFDDYNQIFHKSGDRPDGYYTTPGTIRVQDPDQYHGIGSLFKTNPKTTALDIIGTKALPDDVQGHAVIGGYFGNVIEFHKFIDDGAGFVTEQLPKLLKSTSTAFRPVDVSVGPDGAIYVADWYNPIIGHYQASYADPRRDRTRGRIWRITYKGREPVKQPNLAAMKAPELLAQLRSPERWTRYQAKRLLFDMFTEEVVKATDAFVETLNAADKGYEHLLLEVIGVYEAHESVHPKLLDKLLEAKDARVRAYGARVAGAWADRLPDPLGLLTKCIRDENPRVRLEAIVALSYVEKPEAVEVAALALDSPRDRFIDYSLAQCVRALKPQWAKPLAEKKLDFGGNATHVAFVHKIADAAPVQEHPGKLIYDALCLNCHQPDGNGLQGIYPPLRNSEWVTGDKDALIKMIMHGLMGPITVAGQEYGRATPIPMPPSGLNDQQIAEVLTYIRKEHGKGASAVSTAEVEAVRGKHKDRTALWTLEELKK